A section of the Gemmatimonadales bacterium genome encodes:
- a CDS encoding PTS sugar transporter subunit IIA, with amino-acid sequence MRLSEFFSPDAISTGLEGSTKDQILAELVALLRLDERATETLLRMLQRRESLGSTGVGRGIAIPHCRSLVVSRLRLAYGHRKEGVDFDAIDSRPVFHFFLIVAPPLEISNQYLPVLGKIAQLAKEPDVPNRLAALTSADEFLRLLEEKGV; translated from the coding sequence ATGCGGCTCAGCGAATTCTTCAGTCCCGATGCCATCTCGACCGGGCTCGAGGGAAGCACCAAGGACCAGATCCTCGCGGAGCTGGTGGCGTTGCTCCGGCTCGACGAACGGGCCACCGAGACGCTCCTCCGGATGCTCCAGCGGCGAGAGAGCCTCGGCTCGACGGGAGTCGGCCGCGGCATCGCCATCCCCCACTGCCGCTCCCTCGTCGTGAGCCGTCTCAGGCTGGCGTATGGCCACCGCAAGGAAGGCGTGGACTTCGATGCCATCGACAGCCGGCCGGTGTTCCACTTCTTTCTGATCGTGGCACCTCCGCTGGAGATCTCCAACCAATACCTTCCGGTGCTCGGCAAGATTGCCCAGCTGGCCAAGGAGCCGGACGTACCCAACCGATTGGCCGCCCTCACGTCCGCCGACGAGTTTCTCCGTCTGCTGGAGGAGAAGGGAGTGTAG
- a CDS encoding GWxTD domain-containing protein, which yields MIRGSAAILVLVLHAARVLGQAPGDRLALQRFRDSLSRVDDTTSLRDYQHRLHSSSTSNGDTDRLRAGLLAFRLAELGADRDFGDAIDLFRKLTARRPDWPLAWHALGLAEARRAAWEQSDPLALGNRVGVRTLARAAADQRRALDADSSFDPAALALASLTLGLRDTALYASACDALRRAGAPPSASATVLLAWGRMERAAGRMGDAATVFRRALAAAGRSPALALLELARTRLAADGADGEQAYYEGAALDDVAAVAGYRADLVPIATKTELAGFDRSRGAARVEFLRDFWTERDRLELRASGERLREHYRRLLYASRHFALTTTRRFYGDRDAYRSGSEELDDRGIIYVRHGEPGERHRPFVFGLMPNESWRYARADGDLLFHFTAGYDSGAGGDLYDYRLVESVLDMRGASEAPVDQLLLSRQSLSPVYGRMLNWGAGGAARARARERSIGRVSIAYGTTTDSYELQFSRRLTAYADLVAIGQRDGAPVAQFVFAIGAAETTPVHEVGGVSYPVRVRLVALDALEHAAGNVDTIVVFRLDRPLSRGRYLIGRVELPLPAGGWSWRAALSQGHDAGVVLPRDTVRVEGPGPGLGLSDLALGIRAASARWLPTPADTVLLTPFKLFLEGSEVELYYEASGTVPGTAYRHQIAVYRLKGDGRLEPRPVVTLGFEERAEGVLLRSHRTLQLGRLKPGAYVVEVKVAGPAAEPVRRRRELRVVRGER from the coding sequence GTGATCCGGGGCAGCGCCGCCATCCTGGTTCTCGTCTTGCACGCCGCGCGCGTGCTCGGCCAGGCCCCGGGCGATCGCCTCGCTCTCCAGCGGTTCCGCGATTCCCTCTCGCGGGTCGACGACACCACCTCGCTTCGCGACTATCAGCATCGGCTGCACTCCTCCTCGACATCGAACGGTGACACCGACCGGCTCCGGGCCGGACTGCTGGCGTTCCGCCTGGCCGAGCTCGGTGCCGATCGCGATTTCGGCGATGCGATCGACCTGTTTCGTAAGCTCACCGCGCGCCGGCCCGACTGGCCCCTCGCCTGGCACGCGCTCGGATTGGCCGAGGCCCGGCGCGCGGCCTGGGAGCAGTCCGACCCGCTGGCGCTGGGCAACCGGGTGGGCGTGCGGACTCTGGCGCGGGCGGCCGCTGATCAGCGTCGAGCGCTCGACGCCGACTCGAGCTTCGACCCTGCCGCGCTGGCGCTCGCCAGCCTGACGCTCGGTCTCCGCGACACGGCGCTGTACGCCTCCGCGTGCGATGCGCTCCGCCGCGCGGGAGCCCCGCCGAGCGCCAGCGCCACGGTGCTGCTGGCGTGGGGTCGGATGGAGCGCGCCGCGGGCCGGATGGGCGACGCGGCCACCGTGTTCCGGCGCGCGTTGGCGGCGGCCGGCAGATCGCCTGCGTTGGCGCTGCTGGAGCTCGCCCGCACTCGACTGGCCGCCGACGGCGCGGATGGTGAGCAGGCCTACTATGAGGGCGCCGCCCTGGACGATGTCGCGGCGGTGGCGGGCTATCGCGCGGACCTGGTGCCGATCGCCACCAAGACGGAGCTGGCCGGCTTCGATCGGAGTCGGGGTGCGGCGCGGGTCGAGTTCCTTCGCGACTTCTGGACCGAGCGGGACCGGCTGGAGCTCCGCGCCAGTGGCGAGCGGCTGCGCGAGCACTACCGGCGGCTGCTCTATGCGAGCCGTCACTTCGCGCTCACCACCACCCGGCGCTTCTACGGCGACCGGGACGCCTACCGATCGGGCAGCGAGGAGCTGGACGACCGTGGCATCATCTACGTTCGTCATGGCGAGCCCGGCGAGCGCCACCGCCCCTTCGTCTTCGGGCTGATGCCCAACGAATCGTGGCGTTACGCGCGGGCCGACGGCGACCTGCTCTTTCACTTCACCGCCGGCTACGACAGCGGCGCGGGCGGCGACCTGTACGACTACCGCCTGGTGGAGAGCGTCCTCGACATGCGGGGAGCCAGCGAAGCGCCGGTGGACCAGCTGCTGCTCTCCCGGCAGTCGCTCTCGCCCGTCTATGGGCGCATGCTCAACTGGGGAGCGGGCGGGGCCGCACGGGCGCGGGCCCGGGAGCGGAGCATCGGCCGGGTGAGTATCGCCTACGGCACCACCACCGACAGCTACGAGCTCCAGTTCTCCCGGCGGCTCACCGCGTACGCCGACCTGGTGGCCATTGGCCAGCGGGATGGCGCGCCGGTGGCGCAGTTCGTGTTCGCCATCGGGGCGGCGGAGACCACGCCGGTACACGAGGTCGGCGGCGTGAGCTATCCGGTGCGGGTGCGGCTGGTGGCGCTCGACGCGCTGGAGCATGCGGCGGGGAACGTGGACACGATCGTCGTGTTCCGGCTGGACCGGCCGCTCTCCCGTGGGCGGTATCTCATCGGCCGAGTGGAGCTGCCGTTGCCGGCCGGGGGCTGGAGCTGGCGGGCGGCGCTGTCGCAAGGGCATGACGCTGGCGTGGTCCTGCCTCGCGACACGGTGCGAGTCGAGGGGCCGGGACCGGGGCTCGGGTTGAGCGACCTCGCGCTCGGCATCCGCGCGGCGAGCGCGCGGTGGCTCCCGACCCCGGCCGACACCGTGCTGCTTACGCCATTCAAGCTCTTCCTCGAGGGCAGCGAGGTGGAGCTGTACTACGAGGCGAGCGGCACCGTGCCCGGGACGGCGTACCGGCACCAGATCGCGGTGTATCGCCTGAAGGGCGATGGGCGCCTGGAGCCGAGGCCGGTGGTCACCCTGGGGTTCGAGGAGCGGGCCGAGGGGGTATTGCTCCGCTCGCACCGCACCCTGCAGCTCGGCCGGCTCAAGCCTGGGGCGTACGTGGTGGAGGTCAAAGTCGCGGGGCCGGCGGCGGAGCCGGTGCGGCGGCGGCGGGAGCTCAGGGTGGTGCGGGGTGAGCGGTGA
- a CDS encoding Rid family detoxifying hydrolase — translation MEQLHAVLESPRIPRRGPYSQAVRVGDLIFVAGQAGIDPATGGIVGPTFELQARQAFENLRAILEDAGSGLGQVVKTTCFLALPDAFDALNGLYAEYFPTAPPARSTPLVQLPRGLLFSVEAIAVAAPGGGTA, via the coding sequence TTGGAGCAGTTACACGCAGTCCTTGAAAGTCCGCGCATACCTCGGCGCGGCCCCTACTCTCAGGCCGTACGCGTCGGTGATCTGATCTTTGTCGCGGGCCAGGCTGGGATCGACCCGGCTACCGGGGGCATAGTCGGCCCCACGTTCGAGCTCCAAGCCCGTCAGGCCTTTGAAAACCTCCGCGCCATCCTGGAAGACGCTGGGAGCGGGCTGGGTCAGGTCGTCAAGACCACCTGCTTCCTCGCCCTGCCCGACGCTTTTGATGCCCTGAATGGGCTCTATGCGGAATACTTCCCGACCGCTCCGCCGGCCCGCTCGACTCCGCTGGTGCAGCTGCCGCGCGGTCTTCTGTTCTCGGTCGAGGCGATCGCGGTCGCAGCTCCGGGTGGCGGCACCGCCTAA
- a CDS encoding VOC family protein has protein sequence MSLRSCIPVIPSADLEKTLRLWVDGLGFSMESEMRAEGRLVCCMLRNSQLYFMLNQRAGSPVTPDNYEGIRLYWTPADIHGTGQRLIRLGYTVSELVDRDYGQTEFLLTDDDGYSHCFGVPTRAAQP, from the coding sequence ATGAGTCTCCGATCCTGCATCCCGGTGATTCCGAGCGCGGACTTGGAGAAGACCCTCCGCCTGTGGGTCGACGGTCTTGGCTTCAGCATGGAATCAGAAATGAGAGCAGAGGGTCGGCTGGTTTGCTGTATGCTGCGCAACAGCCAGTTGTATTTCATGCTGAATCAGCGGGCCGGGTCGCCAGTGACACCGGATAATTATGAAGGCATCCGGCTCTACTGGACCCCGGCCGACATCCATGGGACCGGGCAGCGGTTGATACGGCTCGGGTACACGGTATCAGAGCTCGTGGACCGAGACTACGGACAAACCGAGTTCTTGCTGACGGACGACGACGGTTACTCCCATTGCTTTGGTGTGCCGACCCGCGCAGCGCAACCCTAG
- a CDS encoding TerB family tellurite resistance protein, producing MLEGIRRFVRERLTGAPETPVGAGPAAPSRVQLAACALLLELAHADGEFSAEEREHIERTLVHHFGLDATIGAELLRLAEAERAESLDHFQFTRLIAAEYDLGQKMVLAEVMWGVILADGRLSDHETHLVRKLASLMQLEPAYLAQARRAATKAG from the coding sequence ATGCTGGAGGGCATCCGTCGTTTTGTCCGCGAGCGGCTCACCGGGGCCCCGGAGACGCCAGTTGGCGCGGGGCCGGCCGCCCCTAGCCGGGTCCAGCTCGCGGCCTGCGCGCTGCTGCTCGAGCTGGCGCACGCCGACGGCGAGTTCAGCGCCGAGGAGCGGGAGCACATCGAGCGCACGCTCGTGCACCATTTCGGGCTGGATGCCACTATAGGTGCCGAACTGCTCCGACTCGCGGAGGCGGAGCGTGCAGAGTCGCTGGACCACTTCCAGTTCACTCGTCTGATCGCGGCCGAGTACGATCTGGGGCAGAAAATGGTGCTCGCGGAGGTGATGTGGGGTGTCATTTTGGCTGACGGCCGGCTCAGTGATCACGAAACGCACCTGGTTCGCAAGCTGGCGAGCTTGATGCAGCTGGAGCCGGCCTATCTCGCGCAGGCGCGCCGCGCGGCCACGAAGGCAGGCTAA
- a CDS encoding DUF2255 family protein: MSAVRRFSRDVVTTIRDGQILGLRAGKQPHRFIGIWAVVVEGRVFVRSWALKPRSWYRTFLADPVGVIQVAGRKLRVRAVHTRSERVKSAVDRAYVSKYDTPGALKYARDLCRSKSRATTTELVPLGR; the protein is encoded by the coding sequence ATGAGCGCAGTGCGGCGATTCTCACGCGATGTCGTCACCACCATTCGTGACGGTCAGATCTTGGGCCTTCGCGCCGGGAAACAACCACACCGCTTCATTGGCATATGGGCAGTGGTGGTCGAGGGCCGCGTGTTCGTGCGCTCCTGGGCTCTGAAGCCCCGAAGCTGGTACCGGACGTTCCTGGCTGACCCGGTGGGAGTCATCCAGGTGGCAGGGCGGAAGCTTCGGGTTCGCGCCGTGCACACTCGGAGCGAACGCGTGAAGTCAGCAGTCGATCGCGCGTACGTGTCCAAGTACGATACGCCGGGAGCGCTCAAGTACGCCCGAGACCTCTGCCGGTCGAAGTCGCGGGCGACGACGACCGAGCTGGTACCGCTCGGCCGTTGA
- a CDS encoding GNAT family N-acetyltransferase, which yields MHPQRSLTVREIRPDEFDLVWPVFHAVISSGDTYAYSPHLTIDEARTTWTAPPARAFLAELDGTVVATYTLRPNQPGLGNHVANAGYMVAPGARGQGIAGTLCEHSIETARGAGFTAMQFNFVVSSNEGAVRLWQRCGFSIVGQVPAAFRHSERGLTDVFIMHRFLSP from the coding sequence ATGCATCCGCAACGATCTCTGACGGTTCGTGAAATCCGGCCCGATGAGTTTGACCTCGTCTGGCCTGTCTTTCACGCCGTCATCTCGAGCGGAGATACCTACGCCTACTCACCCCACCTGACCATCGACGAGGCTCGGACAACCTGGACTGCGCCTCCGGCGCGTGCCTTCTTAGCCGAACTGGATGGCACCGTCGTCGCGACGTACACGTTGCGTCCGAATCAGCCGGGGCTGGGAAACCACGTCGCCAACGCCGGATATATGGTGGCACCTGGGGCACGAGGCCAAGGAATTGCCGGCACGCTCTGCGAGCACTCGATCGAGACTGCGCGCGGTGCCGGGTTCACTGCCATGCAATTCAATTTCGTGGTAAGCTCCAACGAAGGTGCCGTTCGACTCTGGCAGCGCTGCGGCTTCAGCATCGTCGGGCAGGTCCCGGCTGCTTTTCGGCATTCCGAACGTGGACTGACAGACGTATTCATCATGCACCGCTTTCTGTCGCCATGA
- a CDS encoding VOC family protein codes for MSVAPIPESDTAAQGDTGTFHGRSLEASLTVRDLEKSLAWYHDVLGFAIDRRYEREGKLIAVALRGGNVRLLIGQDDGAKGWDRTKGEGISLQITTEQNVDEIAGRIQARGGALALGPTDSPWGTRMFRLQDPDGFKLTISSGRPA; via the coding sequence ATGAGCGTTGCACCAATCCCAGAATCAGATACGGCCGCGCAGGGCGACACGGGCACGTTCCACGGCCGCAGCCTCGAGGCTTCACTGACAGTGAGGGACCTCGAGAAGAGCCTGGCGTGGTACCATGACGTCCTCGGATTCGCGATCGACCGAAGGTACGAGCGCGAGGGCAAGCTCATAGCGGTCGCGCTCCGGGGCGGGAATGTACGACTGCTGATCGGCCAGGATGACGGAGCCAAGGGATGGGACCGCACCAAGGGCGAGGGGATCTCGCTGCAGATCACGACGGAACAGAACGTCGATGAGATCGCGGGACGCATTCAGGCACGCGGTGGCGCTCTCGCTCTTGGGCCCACGGACTCACCGTGGGGAACGCGCATGTTCCGTCTGCAGGACCCAGACGGGTTCAAGCTCACGATCTCATCCGGCCGTCCGGCCTGA
- a CDS encoding DinB family protein: MIPDPWDTILDAWRTNNQVMVFLVEHLPPGLWATTIPGAPRRNIRMIAGHIHNARCRWIKTLGQELGVTVPRSVDRRRVGRKELIPALERSGRGILRLLTLGCEHGGMIPATSTYVWRNLPLDVGHVLTYFVAHEAHHRGQIVLVARAAGYRLPSAATDGLWQWTKRAAEAKPERR, encoded by the coding sequence GTGATCCCTGATCCTTGGGATACGATCCTCGACGCCTGGCGCACCAACAATCAGGTGATGGTCTTCCTCGTCGAGCACCTGCCGCCGGGGCTGTGGGCAACTACCATTCCCGGGGCGCCCCGTCGAAACATCCGGATGATCGCGGGCCACATTCACAATGCGCGCTGCAGGTGGATCAAGACCTTGGGTCAGGAGCTCGGGGTCACCGTGCCGCGCAGTGTCGACCGGCGGCGTGTCGGGCGTAAGGAATTGATCCCGGCACTGGAGCGGAGTGGGCGAGGCATCCTCCGCCTCCTCACTCTCGGCTGTGAGCATGGCGGAATGATTCCGGCGACTTCGACCTATGTCTGGCGCAATCTACCCCTCGATGTCGGGCACGTCTTGACCTATTTCGTCGCTCACGAGGCGCACCACCGCGGCCAGATCGTCCTGGTGGCGCGGGCAGCCGGCTATCGGTTGCCCTCAGCGGCGACTGACGGGCTGTGGCAGTGGACGAAGCGTGCGGCTGAGGCGAAGCCGGAGCGGCGCTGA
- a CDS encoding methyltransferase domain-containing protein, translating to MDTQPRLESWVSGAAYDPFMGRWSGRIAHEFLRWLGPRGGECWLEMGCGTGALTRTITEMTAPGLVLATDRSTAYVTYARQRADAPVRLVAADATRLPIRPGVAHTVVSGLLLNFLPVPAAGVLEMVRVARVGGTVAAYVWDYAGGMELLRFFWDTAVELDSTAASLDEGGRFPVCEPRELTRLWQEAGLVEVQSSAVQVPTLFHDFEDYWDPFLGAQGPAPAYAASLSGPHRVALRERLRARLPRGTGGQIQLSARAWTVRGRRAPT from the coding sequence ATGGACACTCAGCCGCGATTGGAGTCGTGGGTCAGCGGCGCGGCCTATGACCCGTTCATGGGACGGTGGAGCGGGCGGATCGCCCATGAGTTCCTCCGCTGGCTTGGCCCGCGAGGTGGGGAGTGCTGGCTCGAGATGGGCTGTGGCACCGGCGCCCTGACGCGCACGATCACGGAAATGACAGCGCCTGGCCTGGTCCTCGCCACGGACCGGTCGACGGCCTATGTGACCTACGCACGGCAACGGGCCGACGCACCCGTCCGATTGGTGGCCGCGGATGCCACGCGGCTGCCGATACGTCCAGGTGTGGCGCACACCGTGGTGTCTGGCCTGCTTCTGAACTTCCTGCCGGTACCGGCTGCCGGAGTGCTCGAGATGGTCCGTGTGGCGCGGGTGGGCGGGACGGTGGCGGCCTACGTCTGGGACTACGCAGGCGGCATGGAGCTCCTACGGTTCTTCTGGGATACGGCCGTCGAGCTCGACTCCACGGCAGCGTCGCTTGACGAAGGCGGTCGCTTCCCTGTCTGTGAGCCCCGGGAGCTCACCCGGTTGTGGCAGGAGGCGGGTCTGGTGGAGGTGCAGAGCTCGGCCGTCCAAGTTCCCACACTGTTCCACGACTTCGAGGACTATTGGGATCCGTTTCTGGGGGCACAGGGGCCCGCCCCGGCCTACGCGGCGTCCCTGAGCGGCCCGCATCGAGTTGCGCTGCGCGAGCGTCTCCGTGCGCGCTTACCCAGAGGCACGGGCGGTCAGATTCAGCTGAGCGCGCGGGCATGGACCGTCCGCGGCCGCCGTGCCCCTACCTGA
- a CDS encoding cupin domain-containing protein → MPRLIAQPTVIQAAGNKPKRIEEYAGRVNSGHTGVSVARMVSPGGWQEPGQRPEFEEITLVLRGRLRIEHDGGVLEVRAGQAVVTSPGEWVRYSTPDPEGAEYVAVCLPAFAPATVHRDT, encoded by the coding sequence ATGCCGAGATTGATCGCACAGCCGACAGTGATCCAGGCCGCCGGGAACAAACCCAAGCGGATCGAGGAATACGCCGGGCGCGTGAACTCCGGCCATACCGGCGTCAGCGTCGCCCGGATGGTCTCTCCCGGCGGGTGGCAGGAGCCCGGGCAACGCCCCGAGTTCGAAGAGATCACGTTGGTGCTGCGCGGCCGACTCCGGATCGAGCATGATGGCGGCGTTCTCGAGGTCCGCGCGGGACAGGCCGTCGTGACCTCGCCCGGGGAGTGGGTACGTTATAGCACGCCCGATCCGGAGGGTGCGGAGTACGTGGCCGTGTGCCTACCCGCCTTTGCCCCGGCCACCGTTCATCGAGATACCTAG
- a CDS encoding VOC family protein, with amino-acid sequence MSNGKICYVEIPSDDVERSARFYVEVFGWTVRIRGDGQRAFDDSTGAVSGSWVLGRPPQRQPGMLTYIMVDSIEQALGQVTAAGGTVVTPLTPLHAAGEAFATFADPGGNVVGLYQQPRT; translated from the coding sequence GTGTCGAATGGAAAGATCTGTTACGTCGAGATCCCCAGTGACGATGTCGAGCGCTCTGCCCGCTTCTACGTCGAGGTATTCGGCTGGACCGTCCGGATTCGCGGCGACGGTCAGCGGGCATTTGACGACTCGACCGGCGCCGTGAGCGGATCCTGGGTGCTCGGCCGTCCACCCCAGCGTCAACCTGGCATGCTCACTTACATCATGGTCGACAGCATCGAGCAGGCGCTGGGCCAGGTCACTGCCGCGGGCGGCACGGTGGTTACGCCGCTGACGCCGCTCCACGCCGCCGGTGAGGCCTTTGCCACGTTCGCCGACCCCGGCGGGAACGTGGTCGGGCTCTATCAGCAGCCTCGGACCTGA
- a CDS encoding DHCW motif cupin fold protein produces MRLTDIPFGITDWQQIDSTEHAGEVGFSRWRTRQFGTVRVRLVEYSPGYRADHWCRKGHILFCVAGELETELADGRTFRLTPGMSYQVADEAEPHRSHTTTGATLFIVD; encoded by the coding sequence ATGCGGCTGACCGATATCCCCTTCGGCATCACCGATTGGCAGCAGATCGACTCCACCGAACACGCCGGTGAGGTCGGGTTCTCGCGGTGGCGCACGCGGCAGTTCGGGACGGTCAGGGTACGACTAGTGGAATACTCACCGGGGTATCGAGCGGATCATTGGTGCCGGAAGGGCCACATTCTATTTTGTGTGGCGGGCGAGCTGGAGACCGAGCTGGCGGATGGGCGGACATTTCGCCTCACGCCGGGCATGAGCTATCAGGTGGCGGACGAGGCGGAGCCGCATCGCTCGCACACCACGACGGGAGCGACGCTGTTCATTGTCGACTGA
- a CDS encoding SRPBCC domain-containing protein: MPRVVEQVVALPAPPRSLYGMYLDPEQHAAFTGGGAARIAATPGTDWSAFDGRIHGRILALVPDRLIVQSWRSFEWAEDDLDSILVLSFWPEAAGTRVELTQANVPDKLYQNLVSGWPVRYWHPWQAYLERGA; this comes from the coding sequence ATGCCCAGAGTCGTGGAACAAGTGGTCGCACTTCCGGCGCCGCCACGGTCGCTCTATGGGATGTACCTGGATCCGGAGCAGCACGCCGCCTTCACCGGCGGCGGAGCGGCTCGAATCGCAGCCACCCCGGGCACCGATTGGTCCGCCTTCGACGGCCGGATCCACGGACGTATCCTGGCACTCGTCCCCGACCGGCTCATCGTCCAGAGCTGGCGCAGCTTCGAATGGGCGGAGGACGATCTGGATTCCATCCTGGTCCTCTCCTTCTGGCCCGAAGCCGCGGGCACCCGGGTGGAGCTCACCCAGGCGAATGTGCCCGACAAGCTCTATCAGAACCTGGTTTCGGGATGGCCCGTTCGATACTGGCATCCGTGGCAGGCGTACCTTGAGCGCGGAGCCTAG
- a CDS encoding cysteine hydrolase family protein, with translation MNAALILIDVQQGFDEPRLGPRNNADAEQRIASLLAAWRDARRPVIHVQHMSREPDSPFRPERRGNAFKAEATPRTDEPVFQKEVNSAFIGTELEAYLRRRDIQDLVMVGLTTDHCVSTSARMAANLGFAVTVVADATATFDRVSYDGTSFDAEQMHQAALTSLHSEFATIRQSHELLSAAR, from the coding sequence GTGAATGCGGCCCTGATCCTGATCGACGTTCAGCAGGGGTTCGACGAGCCCCGGCTGGGCCCGCGCAACAATGCCGATGCCGAACAGCGGATTGCCAGCCTGCTGGCCGCCTGGCGTGACGCGCGGCGTCCGGTCATCCACGTTCAGCACATGTCGCGCGAGCCAGACTCGCCGTTCCGCCCGGAGCGTCGCGGCAACGCGTTCAAGGCCGAGGCGACGCCGCGCACGGACGAGCCCGTGTTCCAGAAGGAGGTCAACAGCGCGTTCATCGGCACCGAGCTCGAGGCGTACCTGCGTCGCCGCGACATTCAGGACCTGGTGATGGTGGGGCTCACCACCGATCACTGCGTGAGCACATCGGCGCGCATGGCCGCCAATCTCGGCTTTGCGGTGACCGTCGTTGCCGATGCAACGGCCACATTCGATCGGGTGAGTTATGACGGCACCTCGTTCGATGCCGAACAGATGCACCAGGCCGCCCTGACAAGTCTGCACTCCGAGTTCGCCACCATACGCCAGAGCCACGAGCTGCTCTCCGCCGCTCGATGA
- a CDS encoding cyclase family protein — MTRLGLLLFGALSAGCASPSRDATPSRDATPPLWRVYQGALKTAKYVDLTHAITPSIPLWPGFEPAVFGPAVDPKTKVPYTWAKDGFEATRYVLPTDQLGTQLDPPAHWSPDYPAIDELPPTFAVRPLVVISIVEQVAKQPGYHLSVDDIHGWEAAHGRIPEGSVVFIRSGWSKDWSDPKLESRSPFPGVSLAALKFLHEERHILLHGHEPLDTDTTATLEGEAWLLQHGYTQAEGVANLDQVPEVGALVAIGFPKFQGGVGGYARFIAICPPDWKYGVSVGQVPESPLARAAKPLHWDKTLGMRVR, encoded by the coding sequence ATGACTCGGCTCGGCCTCCTCTTGTTCGGGGCACTCTCCGCGGGATGCGCGTCTCCCTCTCGCGATGCCACTCCCTCTCGCGATGCCACCCCGCCGCTCTGGCGGGTATACCAGGGCGCGCTCAAGACCGCGAAGTACGTCGACCTGACACACGCGATCACGCCGTCGATCCCCTTGTGGCCGGGCTTCGAGCCTGCCGTCTTCGGACCCGCGGTCGATCCCAAGACCAAGGTCCCCTACACCTGGGCCAAGGACGGGTTCGAGGCGACACGATACGTGCTGCCCACGGACCAGCTCGGCACCCAGCTCGATCCGCCGGCGCATTGGAGCCCCGACTATCCCGCGATCGACGAGCTGCCGCCGACGTTCGCCGTTCGTCCGCTGGTGGTGATATCGATCGTGGAGCAGGTCGCGAAGCAGCCCGGGTACCACCTCTCGGTCGATGACATCCACGGCTGGGAGGCGGCCCACGGCAGGATTCCGGAGGGGTCCGTGGTGTTCATCCGGTCAGGCTGGTCGAAGGACTGGTCCGATCCCAAGCTCGAGAGCCGGAGTCCCTTTCCGGGCGTCTCGCTGGCCGCGCTCAAGTTCCTCCACGAGGAGCGTCACATCCTGCTCCACGGGCACGAGCCGCTCGACACCGATACGACGGCCACGCTCGAGGGAGAGGCCTGGCTGCTGCAGCACGGCTACACTCAGGCGGAAGGTGTGGCCAATCTCGACCAGGTGCCGGAAGTGGGGGCCCTGGTGGCGATAGGATTTCCCAAGTTCCAGGGAGGCGTGGGCGGGTACGCCCGCTTCATCGCCATCTGCCCGCCGGACTGGAAATACGGCGTCTCGGTGGGCCAGGTCCCGGAGAGTCCGCTCGCCCGGGCGGCCAAGCCCCTGCACTGGGACAAGACGCTCGGCATGCGGGTGAGATGA
- a CDS encoding methyltransferase domain-containing protein, producing the protein MARENLIAYYGRRAEEYEQIYAKPERQADLSGVRAWLREALAGHRILEAACGTGYWTAETAPGAEAIVATDASSEVLALARRKHYPAGRVSFVQADAYALDRVPGNFTAGFAAFWWSHVPLERQSAFLLGLHQRLGAGATVLFLDNRYVAGSSTPLSRRDAAGNTYQRRRLADGTEYEVLKNFPDRAELEAALLPRAASLRVTEFAYYWGACYRVRE; encoded by the coding sequence TTGGCCCGCGAGAACCTGATCGCCTACTACGGGCGTCGGGCGGAAGAGTACGAGCAGATCTACGCCAAACCCGAGCGGCAGGCCGACCTGTCAGGCGTGCGCGCCTGGTTGCGAGAGGCCCTGGCTGGTCACCGCATCCTCGAGGCGGCCTGCGGCACTGGCTACTGGACCGCCGAAACGGCTCCCGGTGCCGAAGCGATCGTCGCGACCGACGCGAGCTCCGAGGTGCTCGCGCTCGCCCGGCGGAAGCACTACCCTGCAGGCCGGGTGAGCTTCGTCCAGGCCGATGCCTACGCCCTCGATCGTGTGCCCGGGAACTTTACCGCCGGCTTCGCGGCCTTCTGGTGGTCACACGTGCCGCTCGAGCGGCAGAGCGCCTTTCTCCTCGGCCTGCATCAGCGACTCGGCGCTGGCGCGACGGTCCTATTTCTGGACAATCGCTACGTCGCCGGCAGCAGCACGCCCCTTTCCCGCCGCGACGCCGCCGGTAATACCTACCAGCGGCGCCGACTCGCCGACGGCACCGAATACGAGGTGCTGAAGAACTTTCCCGACCGAGCCGAGCTGGAGGCGGCGCTGTTGCCGAGGGCGGCAAGTCTGCGGGTGACGGAGTTCGCGTATTACTGGGGAGCGTGCTATCGAGTTCGCGAGTAG